The sequence below is a genomic window from Desulfobulbus oligotrophicus.
CACGTACACCGCCAAGAGCGATACGCACAAACTTACGATTCATGGTACGGGCAATGGACTGTCCCAGCGAAGTCTTACCAACACCTGGAGGCCCGACAAGACACAGGATCGGCCCATGGATATCCTGTTTAAGTTTACGCACAGCCAGAAACTCAATGATCCGTTGCTTAATTTTCTTAAGCCCGTAGTGGTCCTGATCAAGATCTGCTTCAGCCTTGTTCAGGTCCAGAGTGTCTTCAGTCGAATCAAGCCAGGGCAGGTCAAGGATCCAGTCAATATAATTTCGAGAAACCGTATACTCCGGCGAGGACGGTGGAATGCGTTCCATTCGGGCCAGCTCCTTGTCAACCACCTCTCTTGCCTGCGGAGTCAACGCCTTTTCCGCCACCTTCTCCTGTAACTCCTTGACCTCGACCTTATCCTCATCACCCTCACCGAGCTCCTTACGGATGGCCTGCAGCTGCTGCCGAAGAAAGAACTCACGCTGACGCTCGTCCATGTCTTTTTTCATTGAAGCCTGCAGCTGCTTGCTCATCTCCACGGTTTCCAGCCGTTTATTCAACTCACGGGCCACCTGATGCAGTAGGTCGTGAAGAGCAGTGATCTCGAGAATCTCCTGTTCCATCTCAATTTTCAGATTCAACTGAGAACTCACCAGATAGGCCACATAGAAGGGATTGGTGAGGCTGTTGATTGTGGCAACCAGCTCCTGGGGAAGCTCGGTGCCACTCACCAACTTTTGGAACTGGGCCCGAATATTGTACAACAGGGCTTCAATTTTCTTATCCTCGACGATTTCCATCGGGACCTCAACCACCCTGGCACGTAAATACGGCTTTGAATCAATGTATTCATCAATGGCAAACTTCTTCGTGCCACTCACTAAAATCTGGTAATACCCTTCCGGTGCCTTGTTCAGTTTGTGCAGGTACCCGACCACACCGATCGTGTACAAATCATCCGGTCCCAGTTCGTCATCGTCTGCAACCTGCTCACGACGACTCGGTACAAGCCCCATCATCCGATCGCCCAGAAGGACATCGTCAATCAGTTGTTTCGAGGTTTCACTGGATACCTGTAAAGGAAATCCCATGCCCGGATAAAAGACAAACCCGTGCAATGGCAAAATAGGCAGCGATTCCGGCAATGCCAGTTCCGCGGGATCCACTTTTTTAGGCGGCACTTGTTGTGTTTGCTGATCTTGTTCCATATCATTCTCCAGGAATTATCCGGATGGACACTTTGCCTTTTCTGATCCGTTTCGGCAGCGTCACTGTGAGCAGACCGTTTGTGCAACTCGATATAACGCCGTCCGTTTCCACAGACGAAGGGAGGGTGAGAGTACGTTGAAAGCTTCCCAGCTCAATTTCCAGTTGATGGATGCAGGCAATAGACTGATGAGCCGGTAGTTGGCGGGAACCGCTGATCCGTAACTGACGACCGTCAATAACCACCCGAAGACTTTCACTGATAACGCCTGCAAGCTCTGCATACACATAGATGCAGTCTTCAGCCTCGTAAATATCCACCGCCGGCTGCCAGCCGGCGGTTTCCATCGTCATCATGCGAGTCACCGACATGGAGCGGAGAATACGACCTGTGTGCTGCTGCATCTGTTCCAGTTCTTCTAACAACTTCTTGCTGAACGGATCCATCTGATTCCCCCTCGCCGCCTCTTCGGTATATATTTGGTTATCTGACACAGCGTGTATCACGCGTACATTTTTTGCCTTTTACGCCTCAGGCGCAGAAAGTACAGTTCAATAGGCTCATAAGGGTAAGCACTATAACTATTCTCGCAATTGAAACGCAACAAAAAGACAGCTGCTCTGCAGGTAAGGCCCTGAACCGGCCCTATAATTTTTTAATTGCTTTTCAACCCGCTGGCATTAATGTATGCGCCATATTACCATGAACCTGCATCTCCACAGTATCTCCAGCTGTTACTCTGCAAACACGTTGCGGGGTTTCTGCTTTCCGGCTCTTCCCTGCACGGTGTTGCACCTCACTGAGCACGACCGAGGCAGTCGGATACACGTTGATCATCATCAATCGCGGGTTCCTTTTTTTGTACCTTTATTGACCGTTGGAGGAAAATATGAGCAGTTCTTGTGGGAGCTCCTGCGAAAGCAGCAGTCAGAATAGCAGTTGTGGTTCAGGTGATGCCCGTTTGGCACAGCAGGATATCGCGATCACCAGATCTCTGGGAAAAATAAAAAACAAAATCCTGGTCATGAGCGGCAAAGGCGGTGTCGGCAAGTCAACCGTTGCCGTCAACCTAGCCCTATGTCTGGCTAAAAAAGGTCACAAAGTCGGCCTGATGGACGTCGACCTTCATGGTCCTGATGTGGTTCGGATGCTTAATCTTACCGGAACTTTAGAGCCTCCAGCTAACCCTGATGATCTCATTCCACCTCTCGCCTTCAACGAAAACCTGAAAGTCGTCAGTCTTGAATATATGATGAAAGACAGAGATGACGCGATAATCTGGCGGGGTCCCTTGAAAATTCAGGCAATCCGCCAATTCCTTGCCGACATGGACTGGGGAGAGCTCGATTACCTGATTGTCGACGCCCCTCCAGGAACCGGCGACGAACCGCTGACCGTGGCGCAAACCATTCCCGGTGTACAGGCTGTTGTGGTGACCACCCCGCAGGCAGTCGCCCTGGCCGATGTCCGTAAGTCGATCAACTTCTGCAAAGCGGTTGACATGCCGATCGTCGGCGTGGTCGAAAACATGGCAGGCTTTGTCTGCCCCCACTGCGGCGAAACCGTCGATATCTTCAGCAAGGGTGGTGGTGAAGAGACAGCCCGTGACTTTGACCTCCCCTTTCTCGGCCGGGTACCAATGGACCCGCGGGTCGTTGTCGCAGGAGACACCGGCACGCCGTACCTTTCCAGCAACGAAGACAGCCCCGCCATTAAAGCCTTTGATGCCGTGGTAACAGCTGTCGAACGCCGGTTACCGCCTGGTCCGGCCACTGTGAACCCCTTTGCGGCAACAGGTTGTGCCTGTACATCGGGCGGTTGCGGCAGTAAATAAAAACCTTCCCGATCGGTGCCTGCGGGGTGCACTCGCAGGCTACTCCGAGCACTATGGATATCCGCCAACCACATCCGCAGATGCAGTCCAGAGGTCTGCGGACAACAATCACAGGAGCCGGCCTATGCTTGTTCAACAGCTCACCGTTGGTATGATGGGAGTTTGCTGCTACATTGCCTCATGCGAAGACACGAAAGAGGCAGCCATTATTGACCCCGGCGGTGATGAGGATCGTATCCTCGACCACTGCCGAAAAAATGACCTCAAGGTGATCTACATCATAAACACCCACGGCCATCCGGACCATGTTTGCGGCAATGCGGCGATTCAAGAGGCAACCAAGGCAAAAATTGTCATGCATGCGGAGGATGTCAGCTACTTCAATGAACCCGGGATCAAGGGGTTATTTTCCTCCCTCGGGCTACCGGAATCTCCACCTGTCGATGTAACGGTCAAAGACGGCGATGTTATTACAATCGGCAAGGAGCAGCTGGAGGTTATCCACACACCGGGCCATACCCCGGGAGGCATCTGTCTTTACAGTCCGCCACACTGCTTTACCGGCGATACACTGTTCGTCGGTGCAGTCGGCCGGACCGATTTCCCGGGTGGCTCCATGCGACAGCTCATTGACGGGATCAAGAGCCGACTCATGGTTCTACCGCCGGATACCATCGTCTGGCCCGGTCATGGTTATGGCGGTTCGCAATCAACCATTGAAAGGGAAAAGAGAACAAATCCCTACCTTGATCTCTGATTACCGCCACTGCTCATGCGCGAAGTCATCCTCGGAACAGCCGGCCATGTCGACCACGGTAAAACCAGTCTCATCCGTGCCCTGACCGGTATTGACACCGACCGGCTCAGAGAAGAAAAAGTACGCGGCATCACCATTGAGTTAGGGTTTGCTCATCTCGACCTTCCCTGCGGTCACCGGGTTGGCATTGTTGACGTCCCGGGCCACGAAAAGTTCATTCGCAACATGGTGGCCGGTGCAGCTGGAATGGATCTCGTTATGTTTGTCATTGCTGCAGATGAAGGAATTATGCCGCAAACAGTTGAACATTTCGAAATCTGCCGCCTGCTCGGTGTCCGGGACGGACTTATTGTCCTGACCAAAAAAGACACCGTTGACCAGGAATGGCTCGACATGGTTACAGAGGAGGTTCATGATTTTTTTGCCGGCAGCTTTCTCGCCGAAGCCCCAATCGTACCGGTCGATTCAATCAGTCGCAGCGGAATAGATGATCTCCTTCGCCTGTTGGACGACAAGGTCTCCACCATCCATTTCCACGAGGTATTCGGACCTTTTCGCATGCCTGTTGATCGGGTTTTCTCGATGAAGGGGTTTGGCACCGTGATTACCGGCACCTCGATCTCCGGCAGAATCGAGACAGGAGATGATCTGGCATTTTATCCCGGTGGTCTTACGGCCAAAGTACGCGGTATCCAGGTGCATGGACAGGACATCGACATGGTTGAGGCCGGCCACCGGACCGCCATCAATCTCCAGGGTATCGAGAAAGAGCAGATTGAACGAGGCAGCATGGCGGCCACTCCCGGCAGCATGATCAGCTCCACTCTCCTGGACGCCGGATTTCATTATCTGGCATCAGCCGGTAAAGAACTGAAACATCGTTCTCTGGTGCGGGTTCACCTCGGCACCCGGGAGATCATCGGTCGTGTTCTGCTTGCAGAGACAGAGGCTGTTTCCCCCGGAGAAGACACCAGAGTCCAGTTGATCCTGCAGGAGCCCGTTGCTGTCTGGCCGGGTGACCACTATGTTGTCCGCAGCTATTCGCCGGTCACCACCATTGGTGGCGGCTTCATTCTGGACAACAGTCCACGAAAGCGTAAACGGGCATCAGAAAACGACAGACTGGACAATCAGGATTATTTTACCGCCCTCACCGCTGCTGATGATGAACGTCGACTCCTCATGCTGGTTGAAGCATGCGGTCCCAGAGGGATCACTGCCGACCAGTTGGCTGCGCGTACCGGTGTGTTCAGCAAAAAGCTCAAAAAACAACTGCAACTTCCTCTTTCCACCGGGGTCATTGTGGTTGTTGACTCGGAAAGCCAGCGCTTCCTGGCAGCCTCTGTGGCTGAAACACTCAGCCAGCGAATTGTTGCCCTGCTCACACGATTTCACCAGCAGAACCCCCTGGACACCGGTCTAGCCAAAGAAGCGTTACGCTCACAACTGAAGCCGCCCATTGACACCAAGGTACTGAACAGTCTGCTGGCCGGTCTTGTTAAAAAAGAAGTGATTGAGCAAAGCGGGGCAGAAATCAGGATAAGCGGCCACACAGTGACCTTACAGGTTGATGAACAAACCATGGAAGAGGAAATCAACGCCATGTACAGGGAGGCCGGTCTTACTCCACCCATTCTTAAGGATGTCTTCGCAGCCTTTTCTTCAATCCCTGAACGCCAGGTTCGCCAGGTTATTGACCTGCTTGTTAAAAAAGCAGCGCTTATCCGCATTAACGAGACCTTGTTTTTCCACGCCCCGGCTGTTGCCGAACTGCAAGAAAAGGTAACCGCTTTCATTCGCCGCGAAGGAGATATCGATGCTCAACGCTTCAAGGAGCTGACCGGTCTGACGCGCAAGTTTTCCATCCCTCTTTTAGAGCACTTTGACAAGATCAAGCTGACCATCCGGATTGATGATAAAAGGGTTCTGCGCAAGAGTTAACCGGCTCTCTGGAACCGACCGGTTTTCAAAAAACATCCCACCTGCTCGTGCACCGGCCTGTGCACCATGATCATGCTGTGACCATAGGGTAACACGAGAAAATCAGACATTCCCGCCAACTTTGCCCGGGAGACAGTCACCTTGCCGTCATTGGGTTCAGAAAAAAAGTGGCCGAACCCCTGCAGTGGACGATCACCGGTAATAATTCCAAGGGCAAACCGGGCCGGGCCAAGCCGGTTGGGTAAGGAACATGGATCAGTCCCCAGCTGGCAACCGGCTGGTCCAAAAAACCAACGAAACCAGAAAAAAGAACGCCACAGATCCACCAGCTCACTTCCCTGGTTTGGAGGACTGAGCATAACCACCCGTCCCAGTTCGGGCAATATTCCGTCTGCTGCCAGGAAAGATCGCAACACAATACCGCCCATGGAATGGGTGACAAAGTGCACAGTGCCGACATCCTGCCGGCGGAAGGTTGCCAGTGCCGGGGGGAGAACATCCTGAGCAAGGCGCTCGACGGGAAAGTGGCGGGAAGGATAACCGACGTTCAGGACGGCGTAGTTCTGCCGGCTCAGATACGAAGCAAGTGATCGCATAGACAGCCGGGTGCGTGCCAGCCCGTGAAGCAGTATCACCCCCTGCTGCCTGTCACTCACCTCCGGCCTCCTCTCATAACCGATCACCTGATCTTTATGAAGGTACGCCCATACCGGCCGGCAGCCACAAAGGGTTCTGCCTGGAGATGGCTGTGAACCTTGTCACTTAAAATGTCACCAACCGATCGCTTTCAACAATCAGCGAGTAGAGGTCACTCTGTTTTGCCCGCTGATGCTGCCCTGCCTCCACACCGTGGAGGTCCAGCAGCTTGCCTCATGCTAAAAGCACCCCTTCAGAAAGGGTGAAAACTCTGGCCAACTCCATCAAAGGAAACGTTTCAGAAGACAGTTGTTCATACTGAACCGACGGCCCATTGAGAAACATGGTCACATCGTCCATCTGCTCCAGCATCAGATTACCCATCCGAAAAGCGTTCCACACCACCTCCGGATCGCCGCTGCACACCATTAAAGTCATCTTCATGCTGCATCTTTGCCGTTGTTATTTGATAAATCGAAGACCGGCAACTTTCAGGGCACCACGGTGATACCCGTCCGGAAAAAGCTGTTCAAACCTGTCCAAGTCGATATCGCAGCTTTCACAGGTTTCATAGATAGTGGGGATTCGATGTTCGACCTGAAAAACATCACGCAGATAGTAGAGGATCCGCCAGTGCTCATCGGTGAGCTTCCCTTCCGGAATACGCATTTCCATGGCACGGTGAACGGCGAAGTTCTCGTCCCATGTGTCCGGATCGACAAGGAACCCCCGGACATCAGTGGTGTACACCTTGTCTCCTGACAAAGCCCGTAGATCGGCCACACTCTCACGGAGATGCACACTGTACGGCACAGTGCTTAAACGGTAATGCACACCGGCAATCCGGCACAGACCTCGATGATACCCGGCCGGAAAAAGCTTCTGCATCTCCTGGGGACGCAGTCCGTTAGCTTTACAGGCGGCAAAAATAGTGGGACAGACACCGGTTTGTTCATGGGTTTGCCGAATATAATCGATCACGTCCCAATGTTCACCCGACAGTACCGGAATGTCGCACTCCCGTGCCATGCCTTCAGCAAAATCCCTGGTCCACTGTTTTGGATCAAGCAGGCAACCCTGTTCATCCAATTCGTATGTTACGTCTTTGTAGTGAAAGGGTTTCATATGTTCTCCTTTTGCGCCTCGAGTTTCATGCCGCACCACGGCTTCTCAGCAACATCTCAGTAAGAGCATGGTTACACCGTTAAAATTCTGTGAAAAAAACTGTCTCATCAACCCGTCAGAAAACGTCTTTTCCATTACAAACTGTACAAATGTGCACTTTTGCATGCAATAAATACCGGGATCCAACAGCATTGTCCTTTCAACAACACGTTGAAGGCCCCTATTTTATCCGCAACTTTTCTTAAAAAGCTATAGCACCGGGTCATTTTCTCTGCAAGAATTCTTTCATGATTCCGGACAAAGCGACAGGGCCTGCGCCACCAGCAGTATGTGTTCTTTTTCTCCTTCAGCAAGGGCCTGAAACACGGCCTCCAGAGGTTGGCCTCGCCAGTGATGCGCCATATTGCGAGACAGATCATACGCCACATACTCAAGGGACAGTGCCATCTCCAGGGTATCGCGGCACAGCGTCCTCTCATCATCCGCCAGCCTATCCAGGAGATCGGGAATCGTCATTCCGCCTTCAACGATATCTTTTCTTAAATCCGCATAGACGGCAGAAAAGGACGGTGGAGCAGTCTGTTGCTCCGCCCAGGCACGATAGATCGTCATGGCATGCGCCTTCTCAGCAGCCGCAAGTTCGGACAGGGTCTTTGCCCAGGGACTATCGCCATAACGCTGAGACAAAACAAGGTAATACTCTGCCGCCCCACGCTCCAGCTCCATGGCCCGATACAGGATATCGTGCTCCGTGCCGCTGAGATCAAACACCCGCAACTGCGGGCCGGTTGCCAGCAGCTCACCATTCCACGCAAGGATGCCACCGGCCATATTAAAAACAGTGCCGGCAATATGCGGTTGAGAAGCAACAAAGATAGCCGCACCTCTGGATCGGTTGCCGGAACGACAATAAAAAATAATGTCTTTATCTGTTTCCAGCTCAGCCATTCTCTCGGGAATCTCTCCCAGAGGAATAAGTATGGCTCCGGGAATATGCGCCTGGTTGTATTCACTGGGTTGACGGACATCGATCAGCATATAATCCTGTTCATCATGCTGCTGCAAATACCCCCGCACCTTCTCCACACTGATATCCTGAAACTCAGGCTCCAATTTTTGCATTGACGTACTCCTGTTACCGAACTCTTTCGGCTGACTGATCATGATATAAAAATATCAAAGGTACTGTCCAGACAGATGATATCCTCCATGAATATACCCGACATTAAAACATGAGACCGGCAAAATTATCCAGCAAGTTTCAGAATCGGGCTGTACAGATCTGCCAGTGCACCGACCATACCACACCAAACAGTCATCACTGCAACTCCTGTCCGGCCTCTATCTTGCATAGTTGGAAACAGTTTACCGCTGGTGAGTCGATAGTTAGTCCATCTGTACAACCGCACGTCTTTCGACAGGCAGCACGTGTACTCTCACCTTGACGATTCGAACAGACGGACTGTCTTTCCCCTCAACGATTCAGCCATCGATCGTCGCGGCAAGTTCTTTACAACCGCGGCCGACAATGGTTATGCATAGTCTGCATGGATCAGCTGTCATGCAACACAATCTCCAGAGCACTTTTTATGAGAACAACATATTTTCCGCCTCGTCTCTCTTTACCTGCCTCCGCACTCAAACGCGCAAAACTATATCTCCTTGCCGGCTGCATCGGCCTGGCAATGACGCATGGTTTTGAGATGAACACTACTCATGCTGCAGAACCTTTATATTCCGGGACAGAAGTACCATCTACCCCGCCGAAAAAAAACAAAGAGCAGGTCGGCCCGGATGATCACTCCGGATCCACCGACTCAGGCCAATCGCTCAGGCAGCGTTATCCGGAAGATCCTACAGGTGTCAGGGCTCGACTGTGTACATGCCGGGGCAACATGCATGGAGGGAAAAAACACGGCCACGGCCATCGCCACCGCTTGCATGGGGGCAGACGATGAAAGCCGACCCACCCGCCAGGCCGAAATATCCACTCCCCTTCTGGGCATTAAACCTGACCGGTTTCGGAATACTTATCGTTCTCGTTCTGGTCGTGTTTTTCTGGCAGATGACCACCAATGACCGTGATCTGCAACGTAACACACTTGGTCGGTCACAGATGATCAGTATGATTATCGAGGAACACCTGGCAAATGCCGAGCTGGCTCGTAACACCATTGAAAATGTGATGGTGTCTGTACTCCGTGACAAGATCCGTTTTATCGACTACCTCAACACCATTGATCCTCTCCAGGAAGATGAGTTGACCGCCCTGGCAAAAGAAACCGGTCTGGTCGGTATCGAGGTGGTGCAACAGGACGGAACAAGAATCACCGGCCCTGCAGACTGGCAACGCAGCCAACCCTGCACTCTGAGCCCTGATGTGGTGCATTATGATCAGCATGGCACTGCCCTGTTTGTCGGTACTTCAGACAACAAAGCCGTCCAGTGCATCCAGGTCGGTCTTGATGCAAAGGCAAGTATCCAGCTCCAAGCCGAAATGGCATTACCGGCACTGCTGACCAATCTTTCCAACCTGCCCGGCATTCGTTCGGTTCATCTTGAAGAAGGTCTTCCACCTTCTGCCGGCGGAACGATCCGGCTCATCGATGAGCACGGCAAGTGGACAGCAGAGACACGCCTTTCCATGTCGTCAGGCACCCTGGTCATCGCTCTGGACGCATCGCAGCACTTCAATCGGATCAAACTGCTGCGCCGGCAATTTTTTCTGTTCAGCGCGCTGCTCCTCTCCCTGGGCCTCTTTTTTTCCTGGTTACTGTACCATGTCCAGCAAAACGACCTTAACCGTACCCGTTCCTTTGAACGGTTACTGGCCAGAGAGCATGAAGCCGCTGCCCTGGGAAGAGCAACCGCCATCATTGCACACGAAGTTCGTAATCCGCTCAATGCCATCAGTATGGGGTTGCAGCGTCTTCGGCTGGAGTCGACCAGTCTTGATACTGCGCAACACGAACTGGTCATTGCCATGCAGGAGGCGGTGAACCGCACCAGTGTTATCATCAATGAGCTGCAACGCTTTACCCAGCCGCTTAACCCACGGTTGCAAATCGTTGATGTACCCTTACTTATCCAGCAGCTGCTCATCCTCTACCAGCAACGATGTCAACAACAGAACATTGAGATAACACAGACCAACACCTCTGTCGGTTTAATCGAAGCAGATCCTGATCTGCTGGCGGAGCTGCTGGAAAATCTGCTGAAAAACAGCATTGAAGCACAACCGACCGGAGGATATATCCATATTGCACTGAATAAAACAGCAGCCAAGGCATGTATCACTTTAACAAACGGAAACTGCACCCTCTCTGTTGATGATGCAAAACGTTTAGGCGAGCCGTATTTCACAACCAAAATGCGCGGCACCGGGCTGGGCCTTGCACTCAGCAGGCGTATAGCAGAAGCACACAGAGGTGCTCTTGAGGTCACTGTTGATCACTCCCGGCAGCAGTTCACAGCTCTTCTGGTCATACCGCTGGTGCAGACGGCTACCCTTCCTTCTTAAAAACACTCTTGTCAGTAAACAGACTGTTATGCATATCTTAATTGTTGATGATGAACAGCTACAGCGTAATCTTCTGGCCGGTTTTCTTGTAAAACAAGGCTATACCATTACTGAAGCAGCCACCGGTGAAGAGGCGATCCACGCTTTCCGTCACCTCCCCATTGATCTTGTTCTGCTCGATCATCGTCTGCCGGACCTGCATGGTGACGCAGTACTTGCTGAACTCAAACGCATCAACCCGCTGGTGCGAGTCATCATGATCACCGCCTACGGCGCCGTTGATACCGCTGTTCGGGTGATGCAGCTGGGAGCAGATGATTTCCTTGAAAAACCTGTGGATTTGACACACCTTCTGAAACAGATTCAGACCATTGAAGAAGGTCTGTATATTGCCAGGGATGTGGCTCAGGTGGAAAAGGTGATCAACACCACCGATTTACCGGTACGGATCGTGGCTGCCAGTCCGGCAATGCAACAGGTCATTTCCCTTGTCATGCGGGCAGCTCCAAGCCCCTGGACTGTCCTGATCCAGGGAGAAACCGGTACCGGCAAGGAACTGATCGCTCGCCTGTTACACCTGCTCAGTCCACGCAAGGCCGGGCCGTTTATACCGCTCAACTGCGCAGCCGTACCGGAAGGTTTGTTCGAATCGGAACTTTTCGGCCACGAAAAGGGAGCATTTACCGGTGCCGTCAGCCGCCGTCGTGGTGTGTTTGAGCAGGCGCACCAGGGCACACTGCTTCTGGATGAGGTCGGGGAGCTGCCTATGATGGTACAGGCCAAGTTACTGCGGGCACTTCAGGAAAAATCAATCCAACGGGTGGGAGGTGAACAGTTTGTGCCGGTGGATGTACGCGTACTGGCTGCCACGAACCGTGATCTGAAGCAGATGACAACGGATGGCACTTTTCGTGAGGATCTCTACTTTCGACTCAATGTCATTGCCATCGACCTGCCTCCTCTCAGGCAACGCAAGGAGGACATTCCGGCTCTGACCCATTTTTTCTTAAACAAATATCACAGTAAAGCTGTAATTGATGACCAGGCAATGGGGCAGTTGACCAAGTACGCTTTCCCCGGCAACATCAGGGAGCTGGAACATATCCTCCAGCGCACGATCACCTTTGCCCGTTCGCCTGTTATCAGCCTGCGTGATCTTCCTGCAGAGGTGCGTACCTTTCAGAACCAGACCATTGAAGGCGATCTCAACACCCGGCTGAGCGAAGTTGAGCGACAGATGCTCATTGAGGCTCTTGAGCGCTCCAACTGGGTGCAGACCAGAGCAGCTGAATCTCTGGGCATCAGCGAACGGGTGCTCCGGTACAAAATGGAAAAGTTGAATATCGCAAAAAAAAGATGAGATCGGCATCCGTTCTACTGGATGCCGATCCATGCAATTCCGTTTACTTTCCCGCTGGCGGAGCAGTATCACCACCGCCCTGATACTGCCAACCCGGTCCTCCTCCTGGACAGGGACAACAGTACCCACCACCTCTCGGCCCCATCATTCCTCTACCCATGCCATGC
It includes:
- the lon gene encoding endopeptidase La, producing MEQDQQTQQVPPKKVDPAELALPESLPILPLHGFVFYPGMGFPLQVSSETSKQLIDDVLLGDRMMGLVPSRREQVADDDELGPDDLYTIGVVGYLHKLNKAPEGYYQILVSGTKKFAIDEYIDSKPYLRARVVEVPMEIVEDKKIEALLYNIRAQFQKLVSGTELPQELVATINSLTNPFYVAYLVSSQLNLKIEMEQEILEITALHDLLHQVARELNKRLETVEMSKQLQASMKKDMDERQREFFLRQQLQAIRKELGEGDEDKVEVKELQEKVAEKALTPQAREVVDKELARMERIPPSSPEYTVSRNYIDWILDLPWLDSTEDTLDLNKAEADLDQDHYGLKKIKQRIIEFLAVRKLKQDIHGPILCLVGPPGVGKTSLGQSIARTMNRKFVRIALGGVRDEAEIRGHRRTYIGALPGRVIVSLKRAGSNNPVFLLDEIDKLGSDFRGDPSSALLEVLDPEQNSTFTDHYLDIEFDLSRVMFIATANVLDTIPGPLRDRMEVVELSGYTQEEKVAIAERHLLPKQLEAHGLTADDLEISTTAIEALIASYTREAGVRNLERELAAICRGVAAEIARGHVGKNVVTPEKLYDFLGPQRFYPEIKARSWGPGLATGLAWTPVGGQILFIETSKMKGRGGLTLTGKLGEVMRESATAALTYIKSHARELGIDEDVFAEVDLHVHVPEGAIPKDGPSAGVAMVSSLVSLFLGRPVRQDVAMTGEITLRGDVLPVGGIGDKVLAALRAGIREVIVPVLNEKDVLEIPEDIRAGVIFHYPHTIQEVLAIAIEKDEAQG
- a CDS encoding Hsp20/alpha crystallin family protein — protein: MDPFSKKLLEELEQMQQHTGRILRSMSVTRMMTMETAGWQPAVDIYEAEDCIYVYAELAGVISESLRVVIDGRQLRISGSRQLPAHQSIACIHQLEIELGSFQRTLTLPSSVETDGVISSCTNGLLTVTLPKRIRKGKVSIRIIPGE
- a CDS encoding Mrp/NBP35 family ATP-binding protein, giving the protein MSSSCGSSCESSSQNSSCGSGDARLAQQDIAITRSLGKIKNKILVMSGKGGVGKSTVAVNLALCLAKKGHKVGLMDVDLHGPDVVRMLNLTGTLEPPANPDDLIPPLAFNENLKVVSLEYMMKDRDDAIIWRGPLKIQAIRQFLADMDWGELDYLIVDAPPGTGDEPLTVAQTIPGVQAVVVTTPQAVALADVRKSINFCKAVDMPIVGVVENMAGFVCPHCGETVDIFSKGGGEETARDFDLPFLGRVPMDPRVVVAGDTGTPYLSSNEDSPAIKAFDAVVTAVERRLPPGPATVNPFAATGCACTSGGCGSK
- a CDS encoding MBL fold metallo-hydrolase, which codes for MLVQQLTVGMMGVCCYIASCEDTKEAAIIDPGGDEDRILDHCRKNDLKVIYIINTHGHPDHVCGNAAIQEATKAKIVMHAEDVSYFNEPGIKGLFSSLGLPESPPVDVTVKDGDVITIGKEQLEVIHTPGHTPGGICLYSPPHCFTGDTLFVGAVGRTDFPGGSMRQLIDGIKSRLMVLPPDTIVWPGHGYGGSQSTIEREKRTNPYLDL
- the selB gene encoding selenocysteine-specific translation elongation factor; translated protein: MREVILGTAGHVDHGKTSLIRALTGIDTDRLREEKVRGITIELGFAHLDLPCGHRVGIVDVPGHEKFIRNMVAGAAGMDLVMFVIAADEGIMPQTVEHFEICRLLGVRDGLIVLTKKDTVDQEWLDMVTEEVHDFFAGSFLAEAPIVPVDSISRSGIDDLLRLLDDKVSTIHFHEVFGPFRMPVDRVFSMKGFGTVITGTSISGRIETGDDLAFYPGGLTAKVRGIQVHGQDIDMVEAGHRTAINLQGIEKEQIERGSMAATPGSMISSTLLDAGFHYLASAGKELKHRSLVRVHLGTREIIGRVLLAETEAVSPGEDTRVQLILQEPVAVWPGDHYVVRSYSPVTTIGGGFILDNSPRKRKRASENDRLDNQDYFTALTAADDERRLLMLVEACGPRGITADQLAARTGVFSKKLKKQLQLPLSTGVIVVVDSESQRFLAASVAETLSQRIVALLTRFHQQNPLDTGLAKEALRSQLKPPIDTKVLNSLLAGLVKKEVIEQSGAEIRISGHTVTLQVDEQTMEEEINAMYREAGLTPPILKDVFAAFSSIPERQVRQVIDLLVKKAALIRINETLFFHAPAVAELQEKVTAFIRREGDIDAQRFKELTGLTRKFSIPLLEHFDKIKLTIRIDDKRVLRKS
- a CDS encoding esterase/lipase family protein gives rise to the protein MSDRQQGVILLHGLARTRLSMRSLASYLSRQNYAVLNVGYPSRHFPVERLAQDVLPPALATFRRQDVGTVHFVTHSMGGIVLRSFLAADGILPELGRVVMLSPPNQGSELVDLWRSFFWFRWFFGPAGCQLGTDPCSLPNRLGPARFALGIITGDRPLQGFGHFFSEPNDGKVTVSRAKLAGMSDFLVLPYGHSMIMVHRPVHEQVGCFLKTGRFQRAG
- a CDS encoding sulfur reduction protein DsrE, encoding MKMTLMVCSGDPEVVWNAFRMGNLMLEQMDDVTMFLNGPSVQYEQLSSETFPLMELARVFTLSEGVLLA
- a CDS encoding TusE/DsrC/DsvC family sulfur relay protein encodes the protein MKPFHYKDVTYELDEQGCLLDPKQWTRDFAEGMARECDIPVLSGEHWDVIDYIRQTHEQTGVCPTIFAACKANGLRPQEMQKLFPAGYHRGLCRIAGVHYRLSTVPYSVHLRESVADLRALSGDKVYTTDVRGFLVDPDTWDENFAVHRAMEMRIPEGKLTDEHWRILYYLRDVFQVEHRIPTIYETCESCDIDLDRFEQLFPDGYHRGALKVAGLRFIK
- a CDS encoding rhodanese-like domain-containing protein, coding for MQKLEPEFQDISVEKVRGYLQQHDEQDYMLIDVRQPSEYNQAHIPGAILIPLGEIPERMAELETDKDIIFYCRSGNRSRGAAIFVASQPHIAGTVFNMAGGILAWNGELLATGPQLRVFDLSGTEHDILYRAMELERGAAEYYLVLSQRYGDSPWAKTLSELAAAEKAHAMTIYRAWAEQQTAPPSFSAVYADLRKDIVEGGMTIPDLLDRLADDERTLCRDTLEMALSLEYVAYDLSRNMAHHWRGQPLEAVFQALAEGEKEHILLVAQALSLCPES